One genomic window of Fusarium fujikuroi IMI 58289 draft genome, chromosome FFUJ_chr01 includes the following:
- a CDS encoding related to cleavage stimulation factor 64K chain: protein MSTRPPSRVVFVGNIPYGLTEEQITDIFSSAGKVERFRLVYDPETGRPKGFGFADYPDTDSASSAVRNLNDFEIMGRKLRVDFSNDQKSGDDDKDPAMSNYNPHVSNGAAPSYNAQPSTLPPLPTGKELPHGVSCADAISRTLETLPPPQLLDILSQMKTLASSEPQRATELLQQAPQLAYAVFQALLLMGLVSPEAIQSVVEPGAPPAAFPPAPMPSYPVASNTPPVAAMPYQAPPQPYAAAPVAAPAQAAQDPDTLMRAVMELPQAQIDMLPEAERQQILALRATFAGQRR from the exons ATGTCGACAAGACCACCCTCTCGCGTCGTCTTTGTCGGCAATATTCCTTATG GCTTGACCGAAGAGCAAATTACCGACATTTTCAGCAGCGCAGGCAAAGTCGAGCGATTCCGTCTTGTGTATGATCCCGAGACTGGACGACCTAAAGGATTCGGCTTCGCAGACTATCCAGATACCG ATTCTGCATCGTCCGCTGTGCGCAACCTGAACGATTTCGAGATCATGGGACGAAAGCTTCGCGTCGATTTCAGTAACGACCAAAAGAGTGGCGATGACGACAAGGACCCAGCCATGTCTAACTACAACCCGCACGTCTCCAATGGCGCAGCTCCCAGCTACAATGCTCAGCCGAGcactcttcctcctctgcctaCTGGAAAGGAGCTTCCTCACGGTGTCTCTTGCGCGGACGCTATTTCACGAACGCTCGAAACCCTTCCTCCCCCTCAACTCCTCGATATTCTCTCCCAGATGAAGACACTTGCCAGCAGCGAACCGCAGCGCGCCACCGAGCTCCTCCAACAAGCGCCTCAGCTGGCCTACGCCGTGTTCCAGgctctcctcctcatggGACTCGTTTCTCCCGAAGCCATCCAGTCTGTCGTTGAGCCTGGAGCTCCCCCCGCTGCGTTCCCTCCTGCGCCCATGCCTAGCTATCCGGTTGCGAGTAACACCCCTCCTGTTGCTGCTATGCCTTATCAGGCACCGCCTCAGCCCTATGCTGCCGCTCCTGTCGCGGCTCCTGCACAAGCTGCGCAGGATCCCGATACTTTGATGCGCGCAGTGATGGAACTCCCCCAGGCCCAAATTGACATGCTTCCTGAGGCAGAGAGGCAACAAATTTTGGCTCTCCGTGCTACGTTTGCTGGACAGCGGAGGTAG
- a CDS encoding related to ERV46-component of copii vesicles codes for MPPKSRFTRLDAFTKTVDEARIRTTSGGIVTIVSLLVVLFLSWGEWAEYRRIEIHPELIVDKGRGERMEIHLNITFPKMPCELLTLDVMDVSGEQQHGVMHGVNKVRLQPANQGGAVIDIKSLALHDESADHLDPSYCGGCYGAQPPANARKAGCCQTCDEVREAYAQSSWAFGRGEGVEQCEREHYGEKLDAQREEGCRIEGGLRVNKVIGNFHFAPGRSFSSGNMHVHDLKNYWDVPKGKAHDFTHYIHSLRFGPQLPDNIAKKVGTKSSLWTNHHQNPLDNTRQEIHDPNFNFMYFVKIVPTSYLPLGWDSKGIKIAGLLQDDNAGLGAYGYSEDGSVETHQYSVTSHKRSLAGGNDAAEGHAERQHTSGGIPGVFFSYDISPMKVVNREEKAKTFSGFLAGLCAIVGGTLTVAAAVDRGLFEGAARIKKMRTKDQ; via the exons ATGCCTCCGAAATCGAGATTCACAAGGCTCGATGCCTTTACCAAGACGGTCGATGAGGCAAGAATCCGAACGACAAGCGGTGGTATCGTCACTATTGTGTCGCTGCTAGTTGTTCTGTTCCTGTCATGGGGTGAATGGGCAGAATACCGACGCATTGAAATACACCCGGAGCTCATTGTGGACAAGGGAAGAG GAGAGCGCATGGAGATTCACTTAAATATCACATTCCCCAAGATGCCCTGCGAGCTCTTGACTCTCGACGTTATGGATGTATCTGGCGAACAGCAACACGGAGTCATGCACGGAGTGAACAAGGTCCGCCTCCAGCCTGCTAATCAAGGCGGTGCTGTTATCGATATCAAGTCTCTTGCGCTACACGACGAGTCCGCTGACCATCTCGATCCCTCGTACTGTGGTGGCTGTTACGGCGCTCAGCCTCCTGCCAATGCTCGCAAGGCTGGGTGCTGCCAGACTTGCGATGAAGTCCGCGAAGCCTATGCGCAGTCCTCGTGGGCATTTGGCCGTGGCGAGGGTGTTGAGCAGTGCGAGAGAGAACACTATGGCGAGAAGCTGGATGCCCAGCGCGAGGAGGGATGCCGTATCGAGGGTGGCCTGCGTGTGAACAAGGTCATTGGTAACTTCCACTTTGCTCCCGGCCGCAGCTTTAGCAGTGGTAACATGCACGTCCACGATTTGAAGAACTACTGGGATGTCCCCAAGGGCAAGGCGCATGACTTCACTCACTACATCCACTCTCTCCGTTTCGGACCTCAACTGCCCGACAATATTGCCAAGAAGGTTGGCACCAAGAGCTCCCTTTGGACCAACCACCACCAGAACCCCCTCGACAACACGCGCCAGGAGATCCACGACCCCAACTTCAACTTTATGTACTTCGTTAAGATCGTGCCTACCTCCTACCTCCCTCTCGGCTGGGACAGTAAGGGTATCAAGATTGCTGGTCTCTTGCAGGACGACAACGCTGGCCTTGGAGCCTACGGTTACTCTGAAGATGGCAGCGTTGAGACTCACCAGTACTCTGTGACTAGTCATAAGAGAAGTCTGGCGGGCGGTAACGATGCCGCTGAGGGCCACGCAGAGCGTCAGCACACCAGTGGTGGTATTCCTggcgtcttcttctcctaC GACATCTCGCCCATGAAGGTCGTTAACCGtgaggagaaggccaagacctTCAGTGGTTTCCTGGCCGGGCTTTGCGCCATCGTTGGTGGAACCCtgactgttgctgctgctgtggaTCGAGGACTGTTTGAGGGTGCGGCTCGTATCAAGAAGATGCGAACCAAGGACCAGTGA
- a CDS encoding probable proteasome endopeptidase complex chain PUP1, with product MPGFDFSNYNRNAALHARGVPLPKATSTGTTIVGCIFDGGVVIAADTRATSGPIVADKNCEKLHYISPQIWCAGAGTAADTEFTTALISSQLELHSLSTGRKPRVVTCMTLLKQHLFRYQGHIGAYLVVAGVDPTGTHLFTVHAHGSTDKLPYVTMGSGSLAAMSVFETQWKPDLNQEEAVKLASDAILAGVWNDLGSGSNVDVAIITKDKTTLKRNYIKPNEKDPKLQSYRFPKGTTAVLNEKIIKRDEIKRYISVEDVPVEEKMDVDS from the exons ATGCCAGGCTTCGACTTCTCAAACTACAACCGCAATGCGGCTCTCCACGCCCGAGGAGTGCCTCTTCCCAAGGCCACCAGCACTGGAACGACTATTGTTGGATGCATATttgatggtggtgttgtg ATTGCTGCTGATACTCGAGCCACATCCGGCCCCATTGTCGCCGACAAGAACTGCGAGAAGCTTCACTACATCTCTCCTCAGATCTGGTGCGCTGGCGCCGGTACCGCCGCTGACACAGAGTTCACCACCGCCCTCATCTCTTCTCAACTCGAGCTGCACTCCCTATCCACAGGTCGCAAGCCCCGCGTCGTCACCTGCATGACCCTCCTGAAGCAGCACCTCTTCCGCTACCAGGGCCATATTGGTGCCTACCTGGTCGTTGCTGGCGTCGACCCTACTGGCACCCACCTCTTCACTGTCCACGCTCACGGCAGCACAGATAAGCTTCCCTATGTTACCATGGGCAGTGGTAGCTTGGCAGCTATGAGTGTGTTTGAGACGCAGTGGAAGCCCGACCTTAACCAGGAGGAAGCCGTGAAGCTGGCGAGCGACGCCATTCTTGCTGGTGTCTGGAACGATCTGGGCTCGGGATCAAACGTGGACGTGGctatcatcaccaaggacaagacaaCACTCAAGAGAAACTACATCAAGCCCAACGAGAAGGATCCCAAGCTTCAGAGTTACCGTTTCCCCAAGGGCACGACGGCGGTACTGAACgaaaagatcatcaagaggGACGAGATCAAGCGGTACATTAGCGTGGAAGACGTACCcgtggaggagaagatggacgtTGACAGCTAA
- a CDS encoding related to nucleoporin: MAFSFGNSGNAMLGSTAGAGGLTTGPDLETIQTEDLGFLSIAGDAKVRLTSAWSSLPSSTASLLSVASRKGLVAAAGPDQVVIATTESVRKAFEKPKDGDSDIREFEPQLKIPMPMRVSQLSFTADENYLILSAESGGGLAVYEVQSLLSGSTNSAFELSTNGETLRAMIPNPTPEKAELCAIVTNNGNLHMANLKERQISSVLKNQVSCVSWSSKGKQLCAGLGDGTIFQMTPEGEGKGEIPKPPSVGDFHVSSLTWLENHLFLSIHTSNNESPPTSIYHIITRQPPSSFNFQKLTDPVEPFGSDKTPHHSILRLRDFPPALQDMLIVASTAASEMGVLSRSKTPLATDKPADAITGVFTMTEFLDDTKRPTLPMSDSMDDSTPIGVALDLSGKDKVYKPIPSDVELEESPGPLPGFWVLTHEGVLCAWWVVYNDSIRQGTSYPHLAVVEGTSAPTPAPATQTGPAASASPFSNPTPSAFGSASQLGQKSSPWAGANTGSAAPSTGGAVFGSSGFSNTAATSAPAFGKPSSIGFGQSSQLGAKSSPWASASGGASAATPAFGQSGFSSFANNSNTSPFGKAASNSPSNAPASGGFAGFASKSGFASVNNNNSGSVFGSGSQPAASPFGSTSNTETAFPAKSEQSSGSPFGSTPFKLQSSFKPDGSAKDDAAKPSGSLFGSNFGSALTDATNKPEVTTPTPRDEEMDTAGATEETPQAKSKDSLFPAQQSPESTTPTTTPAPSKFGFATSPAPQTSTFGQPSKFGSTGGGLFGNKLETPKPTGGLFGSPSSTPKPSGGLFSSTSATPKAGGTLFGSQQNTPKPSIFGGQQKPSGYTGIFGQKSEPSKAKSPEAENPKIKVEEDDAPLPPDTTSKASFAVGESSSSSAASKTEAAPLPPDFIPKPKSFSSAAKAAEDSDAPLPPDFVHVSKPTDKESAASAAPLPSEPIISAKPRSVFDKPDGTPKAPSSLFPAVAGPPSDDSDDLDDEDDDEEEDDDGEEGEGEGDDEDEDGGSEGSGIDVAKDLSPTVSNLTPGYTPQSSFGGPGGHALGSPRTNQEGSRPLFGELSRNAPVFPRPNATSPRSPSPVRGAVPNRVLRSENMRSVSAPGIASHLLGNRQSQMGASITSRDVGASEDPFVAQHRKIKAKQEAAETQPLVDEDDDEVQKLLASEVEGSLSLDEFIAHSNVAPPAKESIPSQVEAVYRDINSMIDTLGLNARTVKSFIKGHTENCKQGGRSKGDLDDPEDWVLCEVDELGNILDNELYNDLEDGRVRDLDAKLDACHELSRDMHRLRAKQEDLKQILMIRTDPDQAEVTRSMPLSAEQATQQNELRREFAKFSKLLADAEEALTLLKTRIATASGASGKGKTNVPTVEAVIRTIGKMTAMVEKRSGDIDVLENQLRKISLNSTSREGSPMVTPQGRRSIMFSPEGTPVRNLRHSFAGSMSLGASVRATPPRKKLSGFSREEKGDLMEKRTRRQAVLGKLKSSVEKRGVSVWNMEDIE, encoded by the exons ATGGCTTTCAGCTTTGGCAATTCAGGAAACGCCATGCTCGGGAGTACggcaggagcaggaggacTGACTACAGGCCCTGATCTGGAGACAATTCAGACAGAG GACCTCGGTTTTCTCTCTATCGCCGGCGACGCCAAGGTTCGCCTTACATCCGCGTGGtcatctcttccatcttctaCCGCGTCGCTTCTCAGCGTCGCTTCGCGCAAAGGTCTtgtcgctgctgctggtcCCGACCAAGTTGTCATCGCCACAACTGAATCGGTGCGAAAAGCTTTCGAAAAGCCCAAAGATGGCGACTCAGATATTCGCGAGTTCGAGCCTCAGCTCAAGATCCCTATGCCGATGCGAGTTTCGCAATTATCATTTACTGCGGATGAAAACTATTTAATCCTTTCCGCCGAATCTGGCGGCGGCTTGGCTGTCTATGAGGTTCAGAGCCTGCTATCTGGATCAACAAACTCGGCTTTCGAGCTATCAACGAACGGCGAAACCCTGAGAGCCATGATTCCGAACCCTACCCCTGAGAAGGCAGAGCTTTGCGCTATCGTTACGAACAACGGGAATTTGCACATGGCAAACCTGAAAGAGCGGCAAATCAGCAGCGTTCTTAAAAACCAAGTGAGCTGTGTTAGCTGGAGCTCCAAAGGCAAGCAACTATGCGCTGGTCTGGGTGATGGCACAATTTTCCAGATGACaccagaaggagaagggaaagGAGAGATCCCTAAGCCGCCGAGCGTGGGTGACTTCCATG TATCATCTCTCACCTGGCTCGAGAACCACTTGTTCTTATCCATCCATACTTCAAATAACGAATCACCGCCGACCTCTATCTACCATATTATTACGCGCcaaccaccatcatctttcAACTTTCAAAAGCTTACCGATCCTGTGGAGCCGTTTGGATCAGACAAGACACCGCATCACTCGATTCTGCGACTCCGAGACTTTCCACCCGCTCTCCAAGATATGCTCATTGTCGCTTCTACCGCAGCCTCGGAAATGGGCGTTTTGAGCCGTTCCAAGACACCTCTGGCTACGGACAAGCCTGCAGATGCTATCACCGGAGTGTTCACGATGACAGAGTTCTTGGATGATACCAAGAGACCAACATTGCCAATGTCTGACTCCATGGATGATTCCACACCGATCGGTGTAGCTCTCGATCTTTccggcaaggacaaggtctaCAAGCCTATTCCATCGGACGTCGAATTGGAAGAATCGCCAGGTCCACTACCTGGGTTCTGGGTACTCACACATGAAGGTGTGCTTTGCGCTTGGTGGGTAGTCTATAACGACTCTATCAGACAAGGTACCTCGTATCCTCACTTGGCTGTGGTTGAGGGCACATCAGCGCCGacaccagctccagcaaccCAAACCGGTCCTGCAGCTTCGGCTTCGCCCTTTTCCAATCCTACCCCCTCTGCGTTCGGCTCAGCTTCGCAGCTTGGACAGAAGTCCTCTCCATGGGCTGGTGCCAACACCGGTTCTGCTGCCCCTAGCACAGGGGGCGCTGTATTTGGTTCAAGCGGCTTCAGCAATACTGCAGCCACCTCTGCCCCGGCATTCGGCAAACCTAGTTCCATCGGCTTTGGGCAATCGTCCCAGCTAGGCGCGAAGAGCTCTCCTTGGGCATCAGCGTCAGGTGGAGCGTCAGCTGCAACTCCTGCTTTCGGCCAGTCGGGATTTTCGAGCTTCGCAAACAACAGCAATACAAGCCCTTTTGGCAAGGCGGCGTCCAATTCTCCATCAAATGCTCCTGCATCAGGGGGCTTTGCTGGATTCGCCAGTAAGAGTGGATTTGCTTCTGTGAATAACAATAATAGTGGTAGCGTATTTGGCAGTGGCAGTCAACCCGCTGCCAGTCCTTTTGGATCTACCTCAAATACCGAAACAGCTTTCCCGGCCAAATCAGAACAATCTTCTGGCAGTCCTTTTGGGTCTACCCCTTTCAAGCTCCAGAGTTCCTTCAAGCCTGATGGGTCTGCCAAGGACGACGCAGCTAAACCCAGCGGTTCTCTGTTTGGCAGCAACTTTGGATCAGCCCTTACCGATGCGACTAACAAACCCGAAGTTACGACGCCAACACCCAGGGATGAGGAAATGGATACCGCGGGAGCAACGGAGGAGACCCCCCAAGCAAAATCCAAGGACTCGCTATTCCCTGCGCAACAAAGTCCCGAGTCCACAACGCCAACTACAACACCTGCGCCATCTAAGTTCGGTTTTGCAACATCACCAGCCCCCCAGACATCAACTTTTGGACAACCATCGAAGTTTGGCTCCACTGGTGGTGGGCTTTTTGGAAACAAGTTGGAGACCCCGAAACCCACTGGTGGTCTTTTTGGATCTCCATCGAGTACCCCCAAGCCCAGTGGCGGGCTGTTCAGTTCAACCTCTGCGACACCCAAGGCTGGTGGAACCCTTTTCGGATCGCAGCAGAACACACCAAAGCCCAGTATTTTCGGAGGACAACAGAAGCCAAGCGGTTACACAGGAATCTTTGGGCAGAAGTCTGAGCCGTCTAAGGCTAAGAGCCCCGAGGCCGAAAACCCTAAAATCAAGgtagaagaagatgatgcccCGCTGCCTCCGGACACAACCAGTAAGGCCAGCTTTGCTGTTGGTGaatcgtcttcctcatcagcgGCATCCAAGACTGAAGCCGCTCCTCTGCCCCCAGACTTTATTCCCAAGCCCAAATCTTTCTCGTCTGCTGCTAAAGCGGCCGAGGACTCTGATGCCCCATTGCCGCCAGACTTTGTTCATGTATCCAAACCGACAGACAAGGAATCGGCTGCCTCTGCTGCCCCCCTGCCGTCTGAACCCATCATTTCTGCAAAACCAAGATCCGTTTTTGACAAACCAGATGGTACTCCAAAGGCGCCCTCGAGCCTTTTCCCCGCCGTCGCCGGACCGCCTTCGGACGATAGCGATGATCtggatgacgaagatgacgacgaagaggaagacgatgatggagaagaaggagaaggagaaggagatgatgaggatgaggatggcggGTCTGAGGGCAGTGGTATCGATGTTGCCAAGGATCTGAGCCCGACAGTCAGCAACCTCACTCCCGGATACACACCTCAGAGCTCATTTGGTGGACCTGGCGGACATGCTCTTGGAAGCCCCCGAACAAATCAAGAAGGCTCGCGGCCTTTGTTTGGCGAACTTAGCCGCAACGCCCCCGTGTTCCCACGACCTAACGCGACCAGCCCCCGCTCCCCGAGTCCGGTTCGAGGGGCAGTGCCGAATAGGGTCCTCAGGTCAGAGAACATGAGATCTGTGAGTGCCCCAGGAATTGCCTCGCATCTCCTCGGAAATAGACAATCACAGATGGGCGCTTCCATAACCAGCAGAGACGTTGGCGCGTCAGAAGATCCATTTGTGGCCCAGCATCGTAAGATTAAGGCCAAGCAGGAGGCTGCAGAAACCCAGCCCTtagttgacgaggatgatgatgaagttcAGAAGCTTCTGGCATCAGAAGTGGAAGGAAGTTTGTCCCTGGATGAGTTCATTGCCCATTCAAACGTCGCTCCACCTGCCAAGGAAAGCATTCCAAGCCAAGTTGAAGCAGTCTATCGCGATATCAATTCGATGATTGATACACTCGGTCTCAATGCGCGAACTGTCAAGTCATTCATCAAGGGCCACACGGAGAACTGCAAGCAGGGTGGACGCAGTAAAGGGGATCTTGATGACCCCGAAGACTGGGTTCTTTGcgaggttgatgagttggGAAACATCTTGGACAATGAACTGTACAATGATCTTGAGGACGGGCGGGTTCGTGACTTGGACGCTAAACTCGATGCTTGTCACGAACTTAGCAGAGATATGCATCGCCTTCGAGCTAAACAGGAGGATTTGAAACAAATCCTTATGATCAGAACCGACCCTGACCAAGCTGAAGTAACACGATCTATGCCTCTGAGTGCGGAGCAAGCAACGCAGCAGAACGAACTGCGACGCGAGTTCGCCAAGTTCTCGAAGCTCTTGgctgatgcagaagaagcctTAACGCTGCTCAAGACAAGAATTGCAACCGCCTCTGGCGCTTCAGGCAAAGGCAAGACAAACGTTCCTACGGTCGAGGCGGTGATACGTACTATTGGGAAGATGACGGCGATGGTTGAGAAGCGCAGCGGAGACATCGACGTTCTCGAAAACCAGCTGCGCAAAATCAGTCTCAACTCTACAAGCCGGGAGGGGTCTCCTATGGTGACACCACAGGGAAGGAGGAGCATCATGTTCTCCCCCGAAGGAACGCCCGTAAGAAATTTGCGCCATAGCTTTGCGGGCAGCATGTCTCTGGGTGCATCTGTTCGAGCCACTCCCCCGCGCAAGAAACTTAGTGGCTTCAGTCGAGAGGAGAAGGGTGACTTAATGGAAAAGAGAACACGACGGCAAGCGGTATTGGGCAAGCTAAAGAGCAGCGTCGAGAAGAGAGGTGTCAGTGTTTGGAATATGGAGGATATCGAATAA
- a CDS encoding probable DNA-directed RNA polymerase — MAPTQQAAWRKAPTAEEIANRQTVGINKETVTNITSTDYPGHHPGEDLAFTLDRFRDAFSVNFHQNDQFLASFSLVGIDASLANAFRRILLSEIPTLAIENVYIENNTSVIQDEVLAHRLGLIPFKGGREGLHNFLKWHKKPEAGEDPYAGCFDWNTVRLELNVTCTVNEDASPAENDPLKAYHNAHVYARDIVFVPTGKQAEYFSGEDAIAPTNPDILIAKLRPRQTINLAMHMHKGIGSDHAKFSPVATASYRLLPTITITKPILGADAEKFAKCFPKGVIGLEKVTAEEAAQSGSGYDGQEGETKAVVIDAMKDTVSREALRHKEFEDKVKLGRRRDHFIFSIESTGQWDSDELFLESVKHLKLKCKKLEQQVINMAR; from the exons ATGGCACCCACACAGCAGGCTGCGTGGAGAAAAGCTCCTACTGCAGAGGAAATTGCCAATCGTCAG ACCGTTGGCATCAACAAGGAAACCGTCACAAACATCACCTCGACTGATTACCCAGGCCATCACCCTGGCGAAGACCTCGCATTCACGCTCGATCGTTTCCGCGATGCGTTCTCCGTAAATTTCCACCAGAACGATCAGTTCCtcgcctctttctctcttgtcGGAATCGACGCTTCGCTCGCAAACGCTTTTCGACGTATTCTACTCTCCGAGATCCCCACCCTCGCCATCGAGAACGTTTATATCGAGAATAACACCTCTGTCATTCAAGACGAGGTTCTCGCGCATCGCCTTGGACTCATCCCCTTCAAGGGTGGTCGTGAGGGTCTGCACAACTTTCTCAAGTGGCACAAGAAGCCAGAGGCTGGCGAGGACCCTTATGCCGGCTGCTTCGACTGGAACACGGTCCGCCTCGAGCTCAACGTGACATGTACCGTCAATGAGGACGCTTCGCCCGCTGAGAACGACCCTCTCAAAGCTTACCATAACGCCCACGTTTATGCGCGCGACATCGTCTTCGTTCCTACCGGCAAGCAGGCCGAGTACTTCAGCGGCGAGGACGCCATTGCGCCCACGAACCCAGACATCTTGATCGCCAAGCTACGACCCCGACAGACCATTAACCTCGCCATGCATATGCACAAGGGAATTGGATCTGATCATGCCAAGTTCTCTCCTGTTGCGACAGCCTCCTATCGTCTCCTACCTACCATTACCATCACCAAGCCTATCTTGGGCGCTGACGCCGAAAAGTTTGCCAAGTGCTTCCCCAAGGGTGTCATCGGCCTCGAAAAGGTTACGGCTGAGGAAGCTGCTCAGTCTGGTAGCGGTTATGATGGCCAGGAGGGCGAGACTAAGGCCGTTGTTATTGATGCGATGAAGGACACTGTCAGCCGAGAGGCTCTACGACACAAGGAGTTTGAGGACAAGGTGAAGCTTGGCCGAAGGCGAGATCATTTTATCTTCTCCATCGAGAGCACAGGGCAATGGGATAGCGATGAGCTTTTCCTCGAGTCAGTTAAgcacctcaagctcaagtgcaagaagcttgagcagcAAGTTATCAACATGGCGAGGTAG
- a CDS encoding probable ubiquitin-activating enzyme, with product MASVAQEAVGGYEDARWKYLDQVRRNAGPYTDPDATAPEFLAQFETFKVLVIGAGGLGCEILKNLAMSRFRNIHVIDMDTIDISNLNRQFLFRKDDVGKYKAEVAAAFVQKRVKGVSITAHNNRIQDFDEEFYKQFQLVICGLDSIEARRWINAMLVSIAEDAEDPDAIKPLIDGGTEGFKGQARVILPSMTSCIECQLDMHAPRAAVPLCTIASIPRQPEHCIEWAHVIAWEQEKPFPKLDKDDPEHVTWLFQKALTRAEEFGIPGVTYSLTQGTIKNIIPAIASTNAIIAAACCNEAFKIATTSAPCLGFDTNYMMYSGNDSIYTYTFKHERKDDCPVCGRQARPLEVNPKSTLQELIDSFAIRPEAQLKKPSIRAEGKTLYMQFPPGLEEQTRPNLSKTLTELGLEDGQQVVVTDPAFPLEFNFYFKFKTSS from the exons ATGGCTAGTGTGGCTCAGGAAGCTGTCGGCGGCTACGAAGACGCGCGATG GAAATACCTCGACCAAGTCCGCCGTAACGCAGGACCATACACCGATCCCGATGCTACTGCACCGGAGTTTCTGGCGCAGTTTGAAACGTTCAAAGTTCT CGTCAT CGGCGCAGGAGGCCTAGGATGTGAAATTCTGAAAAATCTTGCCATGTCGAGATTCAGGAACATTCACGTAATAGACATGG ATACCATTGATATTTCCAACCTCAACCGCCAGTTCTTATTCCGAaaagatgatgttggcaAATACAAAGCAGAGGTAGCCGCTGCTTTCGTCCAAAAGAGAGTCAAGGGCGTCTCCATCACAGCCCACAACAACCGTATCCAGGACTTTGACGAGGAGTTTTACAAGCAGTTCCAGCTTGTAATTTGCGGGCTAGACAGCATCGAGGCCCGCCGCTGGATCAACGCCATGCTTGTTTCTATTGCCGAAGACGCTGAAGACCCTGATGCGATAAAGCCCCTCATTGATGGTGGCACTGAAGGTTTCAAGGGACAGGCGCGAGTCATCCTCCCATCCATGACATCCTGTATCGAGTGCCAGCTGGATATGCACGCCCCGCGCGCCGCTGTCCCTCTGTGTACTATCGCCTCAATCCCACGACAACCCGAGCACTGCATTGAATGGGCTCACGTCATTGCttgggagcaagaaaagccaTTCCcgaagcttgacaaggatgACCCAGAGCATGTAACCTGGCTGTTCCAGAAAGCGCTTACTCGTGCGGAAGAATTTGGCATCCCTGGTGTCACTTATTCGTTAACGCAAGGAaccatcaagaacatcattCCGGCGATCGCATCTACCAATGCTATCATCGCCGCTGCATGCTGCAACGAAGCTTTTAAAATCGCGACAACCTCCGCCCCCTGTCTTGGATTCGACACAAACTACATGATGTACTCTGGCAATGACAGCATCTACACATACACCTTCAAGCATGAGAGGAAGGACGACTGCCCTGTCTGTGGACGCCAGGCTCGCCCTCTTGAAGTCAATCCCAAGTCCACTCTGCAGGAGTTAATCGACTCATTCGCGATTCGCCCCGAAGCGCAATTAAAGAAGCCATCGATCCGTGCTGAAGGAAAGACTCTATACATGCAATTCCCTCCAGGTTTGGAGGAGCAGACACGCCCGAACCTGAGTAAGACCCTCACAGAGCTTGGGCTCGAAGACGGACAGCAGGTGGTTGTCACCGATCCTGCGTTCCCCCTTGAATTCAACTTTTACTTCAAGTTCAAGACAAGTTCTTGA